taagtttcagtgccactcttggcaaaaaggggttgaaagaaatccaaattcctcattacatatttgttgtttaatgaAGGCGTTAGGAAGAAAAGAGGTTGAGGTAAACGCTATTGTTTTATCTCAGGGATGGCCCGGGTGCCACAAGCCTTCGGAATTTGTCACATTATACTCGGGATTTTACCGCCGTGACCAGATAAACGGAGGATGGTGGTTCGAATCAAAGTCTGGACACTTAGTGAGCCtcggtatttttttctttgtatacctaaatgatatttatttcagtttaatgATTGTGCAATTTTATTTCTGGTAAACTCACTTCTACTCGTAGTTCGAAGAAATGAATTTACTGAGATTTCACCATGTATTTATAAATTTCACGCAAAAGAacgtcgatagatatgtttgtAAATTGATGtaacaaaaatttataaattcacACATTAACTACTCTGTGCCTGTGTGTTCATGACGTCACTGCAGACGATGCAAAATTGCAATCAATACCCGGTCCtttaatttatgtttagtaTCAGTGGTGAAACGGTGACTATCGAAGTCCATCATGTCGAGCAGCGGGGCGCCGTCCCTGAAGCCCCTCGTGTCCAACACGAGGATCATGTTCAGCCTGCTGCCGGGGCTCGGGGCTATGATCATCTTCCGCATGGCCATCCATCTCTACAGACCCGACATCGAGGACGCTGCACATCGCGTGAGAGATCATCCGTTCGAACATCTATACGAGTGTTACGATTTCATCATAGTCGGAGGCGGTTCAGCGGGATGCGTTTTAGCCGATCGACTTTCAGAGAACCCTGAGTGGAATGTGCTTCTATTAGAAGCTGGGCAAGATGAGAACGTTCTGTCAGAGGTCCCAGTGATGTTCCCTGTTCTACAAACTTCTTCTATAGATTGGCAATTCGTGACGGAGCCTAGTGAGGATTATTGCCTAAGCATGGTGGACAAGAGATGTAAGTGGCCGCGAGGCAAGGTACTTGGAGGATGCAGTGCGATAAATGCTATGCTTTATATCAGAGGAAACAAACGAGATTACGACAACTGGGAAGCGATGGGCAATCCAGGCTGGTCTTACAAAGATGTTTTgaaatatttcttaaaatctgaGAATATGGCTATTCCCGAATACAAGGACGATCCGTACCATTCTACAGGGGGGCGGCTCACAGTTGAATATTTTAGGTATGAACAGCCAATAACAAGGAAGATTTTAGAAGCGGGCCAGGAAATGGGATACAATATTTTAGATGTGAATGGAGAGTACCAGACGGGGTTTACACGGTCACACGCAACTGTGCGTGAAGGTCTCCGGTGCAGCACAGCAAAAGCATTTTTAAGACCGGCGGCCAAACGGCCCAACCTACATGTAAGTGTGCATTCtttagtagaaaaaatacttattgACGAACATAAAAGAGCTTACGGAGTCAaatttgtaaaacatggaattCAAAAGATTGTTAAAGCGCGGCGAGAAGTGATTTTATCAAGTGGTGCTATACAATCTCCTCAACTACTGATGTTGTCAGGGATCGGTGATGCTGAGCATTTAAAAGAGCTAGGAATTCATCCAATTGTACATTTACCTGGTGTAGGACAGAATCTTCAAGACCATGTTGCAATGGGCGGCAATTCATTTCTTTTCGACAATCCATACACCAACGGAACTGATTATTGCTTCAATTTGAACAGTGCATTTAGTATTGGGAGTTTAGTTGATTTTTCAATACATAAGTCAGGTCAACTGTACAGTATGATGGAAGCTGAAGCGATGGCATTTGTGAACACCAAGTATCAGGATCCGAGTGAAGACTATCCAGATATCCAATTGTTTATAGCTCCAACAGCAGATAATATGGATGGAGGGATTTTTGGCAAAAGAGCGAACGGATTGACAGACGAGACTTACGCCGAATTGTACGAGGATATTTTATTTGATTCTTCGTTTTCCGTCGTGCCGTTGCTGCTACGACCGAAGAGTAAAGGGTTCTTGAAGCTGAAGGACGCAAACCCTTATTCACCACCGCGTATATATGCCAATTACTACAGTCATCCAGACGACGTCAAAGTTATGGTAAGTAgatgtttatattttaaaaaatctaagAGAAATTACAAATTATCAAGTCTAAAAAATTAGGTAGTAAAATAATGGTGGAGAATGTCTGCAGGcgttaagtatttatttatatattgtttaaatttaaacaaataagttttaataaaataaataatggtgAAATTGAATAAAACTCATGAATGTCagtaataatattgtcttcggttaccgcgatagttactcatgaaataaaaccatggaaacggattaaatcgcgtataatgaatttaaaatacaaaaggaTAATACAttaggatgtattttaaattcattatacgcgatttaatccgtttccatagttttatttaatgtcaGTAATATTAACTTCCTTTAGcatcataaatgggaaaagtTAAAACCTATCGAGTTTTTTGTGAACGCTGTGTAAACGTTTATGTttatgtaaaacataaatatgatAATCAATTAACCCTCAATTCACCAAGGAAAACAGCCATAATACATATATCATATCGTGCAAGCGGAGTTTCGTTTTTCTACAGCCTACAGCTGACTGCGCTCATTTATTATTGGCGTAGGTACATTACATAATTACATTGCATTATAAAtagtaaacaaaacattatGCTGTTATGCCTGCATTatgcctgttgtctgcctctatcataatcatttgttttgtctccactgtaacTTTTGCTgcggtgtgccaataaagagtattctatctatctatctatgctTCTGAGATTTTTCTCTTTGTCGATACGATTGTCTGACTTAATGTATTTCTATATTTTCAGACAGAAGGAGCTCGTATAGTGGCAGCACTGGCCGAGCAGCCAGCTCTCCGCCGGCTGAACACCCGTCCGAACCCCAACAGGACCCCAGGGTGCGCCAAACACGAGTTTCTCTCTGACGGGCATCTAGAGTGCGTGGCAAGACACCATACGCTGACCATCTACCATCCAGTGGGCACTTGTGCTATGGGACCTGCGGATGACTTAGATGCCGTTGTCGATCCGAGGCTAAGGGTTAGTatagtttttgtttttatagaaGAACCCGACAAAGTCATTACGACCCCAGGGTGCGCCAAACACGAGTTTCTCTTCGACGGGCATCTGGTGTGCGGGGTGAGACACCATACGCTAACCATCTACCATCCAGTGTGCACTTGCGCTATGGGGCCTGCGGATGACTTAGATGCCGTTGTCGATCCGAGGCTAAGGGTTAGTATAGTTTTGGTTTTTATAAAAAACCCGGACAATCTTAACAGATCCCCAGGCCACGCCAAGCACGAGTTTCTCTCTAACCAGCACCTGCAATGCGCAGCAATGTTGCCAATTCATAGATTGTTTATGGATCGTGGCAATGAGAACGACTGCGTATGCTGTCATAACTCGTAATATGGCAGGCCATTCATTATTATCACTGTCGAATAGTACAAGATGTGACATCCAATATATTCTGCAATGCACTGTTTGTCACTATTTGCACATGTCATTATTTGCACATTTATTAGTAATTACAAAACTGAAACAAAGTTCTAATGAAAACTAACAAATTTTCAGGTTTACGGAGTTAAAAACCTACGTGTTATTGATGCCAGCATCATGCCTAAGATTGTCAGTGGTAACACCAATGCACCAGTCATTATGATAGCCGAAAAGGCTTCAGACATGATCAAAGAAGACTGGTACGATCTCCAAGACGAACTTGCTGCCTGCACCATAGAACAATACAGACAACAATCGAAACACTCTGAGAATCAAGAACCTGCTAAAGTGAACATTGATAAACAAAATTCTACTAAAGATAAagatataaaagaagaaattaCTCAACTAAATATAATTCGCCCCGATTTCTTCAATGAAACAAGTCATCTATTCCCCAATTTACCCAGCGACACACATAATACGCGTAATACTAAAAACGAAAACAACAATGTAGCTCGTGAAAATGAACTAAAACGTAAAGAAACAGATACGAAAACTAGTCCCACCAAAGTCAACTTAAACAAGATCGACCCAGTGTTGCAGTTAGTATATCCACCTGAGTATTTCGAGAACCAACCGACCAAGTATAATCTACCAACGTTTCCGCCTTATCCATACAAACCTGCTAATCTGCTGAAACTCAAGAGACCAAACCACCGATGGCTACCAACCAACCCGTTTAAATGGTCGAAACCTACATACTATCGACCAACACCATTGAAGAGGCCTTCGCTTTTTATCAATCCGTACGATTACCCGATAGTAAAGGAAAAGGAGGAACCATTTTATGAGACAGAAGAAATAATAACGCCCAAGGGTCAGAAGAGTTGTAGAATATGGTTATATTATGATGGTGTCAAATATGAAGTAACCTTGTAATATAATAGTTTGATAGTCAGGAAATCACACAGCACTATTACTAGATGGAAAACTTAATTGGAACATACAATCTTATCCTTTTATCTAGCAcatatcataaataaaatatctaatttaTAGTACAAACGCTCATAATGCCAGTGActacttaaataggtaaaattaaTTTTGTTACTTTTCCCCAGTGTAAAACTTGTCTTATCTTACTCAAACTAATCccagttttaataatttattatgttttttaattagaatacgatttaatatgttagacaataaattattcaaaatactcattttattttatttttattttaatcgttTTTATCGAGTCTATAAGGTACCTTGTAGCTATTGACGTCAATTGATCTAGTTGTGTCATTTCGATAGTATCGTTTTGGATACCAGATGCATCTAAGGGTTAAATTAATCAAACGGCATTATCTGACACAGTTAAGAGTGTTAAAACAGCCTAACACACACGTTATCTTTAGGCTGATTTCCTTATCTCCATAATATAATTACATATGTCACTCAACTCATCCATGACATTGCTTCAACAACAATATAAAGTATCCATGTAATTATCAAGATGCATATTCAGAAACCTAACTTCATACCAACGCAACATCGCAATATAATGTTATATATCAATGCATCCTGTTCACTCTGAAAGGTTTGAGAAGATTCTAAAGAAAACATATGTAAACAAATCTTTCGATGACATAATATTGGAGTTTCAAGGGCAGATCCAGGACCATGGGGGCGACAGATTGGGAAGTCATCGCCTCCTACCCCCTTCCCCCGGAGTCGGGGCTATTCCAGCTAAAAGACGTCCCGAGCATAAAAGTTCGACCATGCCAtagaataagtaaataataaaaagtatgTACTAACGTATAAgtattattaaatatgtatttaagatTAACTTGTCATAAATCAATCAATTATCTGTGACAGGGACGTTAAGTTGTACCGACCCTAATTGCTAGGTAGCAATGCGAGCCGAATGGAGCCGAAGTCGCCATAGACCGGGTGTCAGAACGACCACGTTGGGTCCGCCCTTGTACCAGGTTAATACAACATATCAGTCAATGCAGTCAGTGCAGTGATAAACATTGCATCGATAAACAAGTGCCCGATAAGTGTGCATTCAATAATTAACATTACTCTTGTTCATTAACTTGTGTATCTCGGGCCGTTGCGAACGTTTACTAATATAAAACCATTTGGAATACTTGTGATTTAGTACATTTAAAGTTAATAGTGTTTTACAAAATTTAATGGTGAGTAAGATAATTTATTTTGACTAATAGTCGTGATTTTACAATTTCCCTCTGTTCTATTTATTGTAAGTAGTACTTACCTgtattttatatgtatgtaggtaggtagtatGTTTAGCAGCAAAATTAGAATAAATACCTGTAACAAAAATAACGGAGTATTAAATATAGAGGATTATCAAAGTAGGTATTTGAAGTCAGTTCATTTACTGCCATAAATATGAttaataaaacttttaaaaaaccTTCGTTTTGTAAATTTGACCCATATCTTTTATCTGATGtgtaatggtgctcccacactggctgttataaattattatagatGCCATTTAACTAAAAGTATGGCGCCATCTAAACGAACATAGAATTTTCGTCATGTTTCCAAGGTACGTTTTGTCTTGGACTTATTTATATTGATACGGGGCTAAATATATCCTTGTCTGTAAGTATAAAAACTACCTACTTCTTTTATTTCGGCTTCAACCAGCCAAACGACCTCAAAAATTCCAGTGACCagttataaaaacaaaattttgtaAATTTTACCTGAGCATATACCACACGCTCTTATCTCTtatctaactcaaaaactaacAATCGTATTAACACAATATCGTACTAATGTTCCAGAGATAATGTGGGCGTGCGAGCCCGCGTTGACGTCAACCATTCTCGGCAGCTACCAGGCTGCTGGGCCCCTGTTCGTGCAAGCTTTAGAGACATTCTTCGCTGCCCACTGTGCCCTAGTAGGAGACCATGTCTGGCCTGCTGATGCCACAGATGCTCTTCTTGAAGGTATTTAGAACCCTCAGCAATTACCAGGCTGCTGGGCCCCCTTTCGTGCAAGCTTTAGAGCCATTCTTCGCTGCCCACTGTGCCCTAGTAGGAGACCATGTCTGGCCTGCTGATGCCACAGATGCTCTTCTTGAAGGTATTTAGAACCCTCAGCAATTACCAGGCTGCTGGGCCCCCTTTCGTGCAAGCTTAAGAGCCATTCTTCGCTGCCCACTGTGCCCTAGTAGGAGACCATGTCTGGCCTGCTGATGCCACAGATGCTCTTATTGAAGGTATTTAGAACCCTCAGCAATTACCAGGCTGCTGGGCCCCCTTTCGTGCAAGCTTTAGAGCCATTCTTCGCTGCCCACTGTGCCCTAGTAGGAGACCATGTCTGGCCTGCTGATGCCACACGATGCTCTTCTTGAAGGTATTTAGAACCCTCAGCAATTACCAGGCTGCTGGGCCCCCTTTCGTGCAAGCTTAAGAGCCATTCTTCGCTGCCCACTGTGCCCTAGTAGGAGACCATGTCTGGCCTGCTGATGCCACAGATGCTCTTCTTGAAGGTATTTAGAACCCTCAGCAATTACCAGGCTGCTGGGCCCCTGTTCGTGCAAGCTTTAGAGCCATTCTTCGCTGCCCACTGTGCCCTAGTAGGAGACCATGTGTGGCCTGCTGATGCCACAAATGCTCCTCTTGAAGGTATTTAGAACCCTCAGCAGTTACTAGGCTGCTGGGCCCCTGTTCGTGTAAGATTTAGAGCCATTCTTCGCTGCCCACTGTGCCCTAGTAGGAGACCATGTGTGGCCTGCTGATGCCACAGATGCTCTTCTTGAAGGTATTTAGAACCCTCGGCAGCTACCAGGCTGCTGGGCCCCTGTTCGTGCAAGCTTTAGAGCCATTCTTCGGTGCCCACTGTGCCCTAGGAGGCCATGTCTGGCCTGCTGATGCCACAGCTGCTCTTCTTC
Above is a window of Leguminivora glycinivorella isolate SPB_JAAS2020 chromosome 19, LegGlyc_1.1, whole genome shotgun sequence DNA encoding:
- the LOC125236499 gene encoding glucose dehydrogenase [FAD, quinone]-like — protein: MSSSGAPSLKPLVSNTRIMFSLLPGLGAMIIFRMAIHLYRPDIEDAAHRVRDHPFEHLYECYDFIIVGGGSAGCVLADRLSENPEWNVLLLEAGQDENVLSEVPVMFPVLQTSSIDWQFVTEPSEDYCLSMVDKRCKWPRGKVLGGCSAINAMLYIRGNKRDYDNWEAMGNPGWSYKDVLKYFLKSENMAIPEYKDDPYHSTGGRLTVEYFRYEQPITRKILEAGQEMGYNILDVNGEYQTGFTRSHATVREGLRCSTAKAFLRPAAKRPNLHVSVHSLVEKILIDEHKRAYGVKFVKHGIQKIVKARREVILSSGAIQSPQLLMLSGIGDAEHLKELGIHPIVHLPGVGQNLQDHVAMGGNSFLFDNPYTNGTDYCFNLNSAFSIGSLVDFSIHKSGQLYSMMEAEAMAFVNTKYQDPSEDYPDIQLFIAPTADNMDGGIFGKRANGLTDETYAELYEDILFDSSFSVVPLLLRPKSKGFLKLKDANPYSPPRIYANYYSHPDDVKVMTEGARIVAALAEQPALRRLNTRPNPNRTPGCAKHEFLSDGHLECVARHHTLTIYHPVGTCAMGPADDLDAVVDPRLRVYGVKNLRVIDASIMPKIVSGNTNAPVIMIAEKASDMIKEDWYDLQDELAACTIEQYRQQSKHSENQEPAKVNIDKQNSTKDKDIKEEITQLNIIRPDFFNETSHLFPNLPSDTHNTRNTKNENNNVARENELKRKETDTKTSPTKVNLNKIDPVLQLVYPPEYFENQPTKYNLPTFPPYPYKPANLLKLKRPNHRWLPTNPFKWSKPTYYRPTPLKRPSLFINPYDYPIVKEKEEPFYETEEIITPKGQKSCRIWLYYDGVKYEVTL